Below is a window of Candidatus Flexicrinis affinis DNA.
TGCAGACGCTCGACAGCGGGCGCATCAGCATCGGCGCGCTGTCGGTCGGGCTGGCACAGGGCGCGTTCGAGGAGATGGTGCGCTACGCGCAAGATCGCCACGCGTTCGGCGAGCCGATCGCCAACAAGCAGGCGATTCAATGGATGATCGCCAACGCCGCGGTCGAGATCGAGGCGGCGCGCACGCTGGTGTACAAGGCGGCATGGACCAAAGACGCCGGCCGCGACTTCACCAAGATCGCGTCGATCGCCAAACTCAAGGCGTCCGAGGTGGCCGAGAAGGTGTGCCACGACGCGATCCAGATCCACGGCAGCTACGGCTACAGCCGCGAATATCCGGTCGAGCGCATGTATCGCGACCAGCGCCTGATGACGATCGGCGAGGGCACCAGCGAGATTCAGCGCATGGTGATCGCGCGCAAGGTACTCGGCGGCGAGATGTAGCGACGGACCGTGCAGGCTTCGCCGCATCCGCTCGCGGTTGATCTGCGGACGCCGTCCCGACTAGACTTACCCGGTCTGCCGTACGCGAGGGAGTCGCACATGATCCGGGTTCTGTTCGTCTGTCACGGGAATATCTGCCGATCGCCGATGGCGGACGCTGTCATGACGCACCTTGTCCGCGAGGCCGGGTTGAGCGACCGGATCGCCGTCGATTCCGCTGGCACGCACGGGTGGCATATCGGCGAGCCTCCCCACCGGCACACGGTCGCCGTCCTCAACACGCACGGCATCAAGCCGGTCGGGGCTGCACGCCAACTGCGCGCCGCGGATTTCGACACCTTCGACTACATGCTGGCGATGGATCGGCACAATCTTGACGACATGGTGCGATTCACGACGGCGGGCAAGGCAGACGTCCGGCTTCTCCTGCACGACCTCCACCAGCTTGGGCACACGGCGTACAACGAAGTGATCGACCCTTACCCGAATGGGGACTTCGACCAGACATTTCGCGACATCTATGCGGCCTGTGCCCACCTGCTCGACCGCATCCGCGACGAACACGGCCTATAGCCCACCATCACGGCGCGTCCCCTCGCCGTGCGGTGAGGCGTGTCAGCACTCAGGCGGACTCTCCACCTGACAACTGATTCCTGACTCCTGATCGCTCCCTAAAAAAGGCTGAGCTGCGTGAAGCCCTCGGGGTCTTGGCGCGGATAGTCCTCGTCTGAGGCCTCGTCCGGTTCGGCGCCGTCCAGTTCGTCGGCGATCGTCGGCGTGGCGACCAGCATGCGCGAGCGTTCCGCCGCCCAGCGCGCTTCTTCCTCGGCCTCTTGCAGCGCGTCGCCGGTGAGGGGCTGGCCCTCGGCGTCGTGCGGCACGAGGTTCTCGCCCACGCACGACGGACACTGACATTCGGCCGGATGCCGGTTTTCCATCTGCGGCGTCAGGATGTCGAGGTTCGGCACGAAGTCGTCGGCGACGTCCTCGGTGCGCATCGTCGCCTCGATCGTCAGGTCGCGCAGTTCGTCTTCGCGAAAGCCCACGTTGATCATGACGCCGGTCAGGGTCGCCAGTGTCGCGCGGTCGTTCTCGCGCACGGTGTGTTTGTAGTGCTCGCGCAGGCAGGCGCGCCACTCGTCGGCGAAGGGGCTGCGGTTCATCATGGCTTGGCTCCGTTCTCGTGTTTGGCGATGACGGACAGGATTTCGGGGCCGTAGGTCCGTGTGCGCCACGGCCCGAGGCCCTCGATATTATCGAGGTCTTCGAGGGTCGCCGGCGTTTTGTAGGCCAACGACCACAACGTCTGCTTGGTGACGATCACGTCCGATTCGACGCCGCGCTGTTCAGCCCGCTTCTTGCGCCACGCGTGCAGCGCGGTATAGCGGTCGGCAATGTCCGGCGGGGTCTGGATATTGGCCGGCGCGCGCGGGGTCTCGGCGTTCTTGCCGCGCGCGACCGCCGCCAGCAGCGCGTCGCCCCAGCGCCGGACGCCGTTGTTCGACAGGCCGAAGATGCTGCGGAGTCCGTCGCGGTTTTCGGGCTGCTCCTGCGCCAGTTCGACCAGCGTGCGGTTCTGCACCACGTTCATGGGCGGGATGTTGGCGCGTTCGGCCAGCGCCTCACGCGTCAGGTAAAGCTCGCGCAGCACGGCCATCTGGCGCGGGGCGAGGCGAGCCGGATACCCGACCCGCCAGTAGCCGTCGGGGTCGAAGCTGCGGCCCTCGTGCGGCGGGGTCATGCGGCTCATGTCGTCGAACGTCTCGCGCGCTTCCTCAAGATGCCCGCGCGCCTCCAACTCGGCCAGCAGTTGATCGCGCAGGTCGGGCAGGTAGTGGGTATCCAGCTGGGCATAGCGCAAGCTGGACTGCGGCAGCGGGCGCTTGCCCCAATTGTCGCGCTGATGGCTCTTGTCGAGTTCGATCCCGAGGTAATCGCGCACAAGATGATTCAGCCCGACCTGCCGCAAGCCGCAGATGCGCGCCGCGATCATGGTGTCGAACAAGTTCGAGAACGTGAACTGATAGTCGCGCTTGAGGCACATCAGGTCGTATTCCGAGGCGTGAAACACCTTCTCGATGCGCGGGTCGGCAAACAGCGCGCCGAGCGTATCCAGCTTCTGCAGCGCCAGCGGATCGACGATGTAATCGGCGCTGCGGCTCGAAATCTGAATCAGGCAAACGCGCTCGTGATACGCATGCAGGCTGTTGGATTCGGTGTCGATCGCGAGCAGCGACTCGCGCTGCAGCGCGCCCACCATCGCGTCGAGCTTGCGCGGATGATCGACGTAGGTGGCCGGGGGGATGTTTACTGGACGTGGCATCACTTTAATGTGTGGGAACGTTGCGAATTTCGTTTCTGCGAGTCATGATCTGGGCGCATTATAGCGCGAGACAGGAACCCTGATGAGACGGAGTCTGAGTTTTGACACGTCTTTCGCGCTTGTGATAAAATCCACACAGTCAGATCGAGCGGAGGCAGCCGAGGGACCGACGAGCCTTTTTTCCGTCTGCGGCCTTTGGCTTTAAGTGAAGGACATCCAGCGTATGGCGACAGCAACACCGGCGCAAGGCGCGGCTTCGACCGCACCCGCCAAAGCACAAGCCGTCGAAGTTAGTGCAGTTAGCCGCCGCGAGTTTCTGTACTACATTTGGGGCGCCAGCATCGTGCTGCTTCTTGGAGAAGTCGGCGCGGCCACGATCTGGTTCGCGCTGCCGCGTTTCCGCGAGGGCGAGTTCGGCGGTACGTTCCGTTACACGCCGTCCGATGTGGTGCCCACAGCCGGCGATGCACCGCATACCGAGCCGGCCGGGCGTTTCCATATCTCGCACATGGCCGACGGCGGCCTCGTGGCGCTGTATCAGGTCTGCACCCATCTGGGCTGTTTGCCGAAGTGGGAGCCGGTCAACACACGCTTCGCCTGCCCGTGCCACGGTTCGCAGTATCAACTGGACGGCCGCTGGATCACCGGCCCGGCCCCGCGCGGCCTCGACCGTTTCCCGCTGACGATCGTTCTGAACAACGGGGAGACCCGCAGCAACGGTGTTGATGGCTGGCCCATCGACATCTCGGACATCACGCTTGACGACATCTCGCAAATCGTCGTTGATACCGGCGCCCGCGTCACCGGCCCTGCCCACGGTGCGGATGCCCAATTTACCGGTAGTGCGTAAGTAGAGAGTCGAGGAGCGGTTTAATGTCAGTTCTTCCGTTTCCGTCCTTCCTTGATGACATCAAGGAGAAGGGCCTGAAGAAGGCGGTCTTCGAAGGCGTCGACAATATCGTCGAGCGCGTCACCGCGGGCATGAACATTCAGGACATCCGCGAGGCGCTGCGCGGCGAAACCCCGACCCGCCGCCCGAACCCGCGCTTGCAGCCGCATGCCGACGGCTTCTGGCTGCACATGCGCCCGTCGTTCTTCCATCGCGATATGACCGGCCTCTACCCGACCTTCCGGTTGGGCTGGCTGTCGACCTACTTTGTCGCCTTCGAGACGATCACCGGCCTCATTTTGATGGTGTGGTACACGCCGTCGCCGGAAATCGCCTACAGCAACATGCTCAACATCCTCGGCAACGTGCCGCTCGGCCAGCTCATGCGCGACCTGCACCGCCTCGGCGCGGAAGCGATGGTGTTGATCGTCACGCTGCACATGCTCCGAACGTTCTTGACAGGCAGTTATAAAAAGCCGAGGCAGTTCACCTGGTTCACCGGCGTCGTGCTGCTGTTCGTGACCCTGTTCCTCAGCTTCTCCGGCTACCTGCTGCCGTGGGATCAGTTGAGCCTGTGGGCGGTCACCATCGGCGCGTCGATGATCGAAGCTACGCCGCCGAAGATCGTCGG
It encodes the following:
- a CDS encoding ribonuclease D → MPRPVNIPPATYVDHPRKLDAMVGALQRESLLAIDTESNSLHAYHERVCLIQISSRSADYIVDPLALQKLDTLGALFADPRIEKVFHASEYDLMCLKRDYQFTFSNLFDTMIAARICGLRQVGLNHLVRDYLGIELDKSHQRDNWGKRPLPQSSLRYAQLDTHYLPDLRDQLLAELEARGHLEEARETFDDMSRMTPPHEGRSFDPDGYWRVGYPARLAPRQMAVLRELYLTREALAERANIPPMNVVQNRTLVELAQEQPENRDGLRSIFGLSNNGVRRWGDALLAAVARGKNAETPRAPANIQTPPDIADRYTALHAWRKKRAEQRGVESDVIVTKQTLWSLAYKTPATLEDLDNIEGLGPWRTRTYGPEILSVIAKHENGAKP
- a CDS encoding ubiquinol-cytochrome c reductase iron-sulfur subunit, whose product is MATATPAQGAASTAPAKAQAVEVSAVSRREFLYYIWGASIVLLLGEVGAATIWFALPRFREGEFGGTFRYTPSDVVPTAGDAPHTEPAGRFHISHMADGGLVALYQVCTHLGCLPKWEPVNTRFACPCHGSQYQLDGRWITGPAPRGLDRFPLTIVLNNGETRSNGVDGWPIDISDITLDDISQIVVDTGARVTGPAHGADAQFTGSA
- a CDS encoding low molecular weight phosphotyrosine protein phosphatase — protein: MIRVLFVCHGNICRSPMADAVMTHLVREAGLSDRIAVDSAGTHGWHIGEPPHRHTVAVLNTHGIKPVGAARQLRAADFDTFDYMLAMDRHNLDDMVRFTTAGKADVRLLLHDLHQLGHTAYNEVIDPYPNGDFDQTFRDIYAACAHLLDRIRDEHGL